The Vallicoccus soli sequence GAGCGAGCTGGGCCAGGGGGCCACGCGGCACTACGTGCTGGCCGAGCGGGCCGGCGAGGTCGTGGGCTACGCCGGGCTCGCGGCCCCCGCGGGCGACGGTGACGTGCAGACCCTCGCCGTCGCGCCGGCGGCGCAGGGGCGCGGGGTCGGCGGGCTGCTGCTGCGCGAGCTGCTGCGCGAGGCCGGGGCGCGCGGGTGCGCCGCGGTGCTGCTCGAGGTCCGCGCCGACAACCGCCCGGCGCTCGCGCTCTACGCCCGCCACGGGTTCGAGCGCGTCGGCGTGCGCCGCGGCTACTACGCCGGGGGCGTCGACGCCGTGGTGATGCGCCGGCGGCGCCCCGCCTGACCCGCCGCACCCCGCGGGGCGGGCGGCGGGCGGTGCGCCTGGCAGCATGGGCGGGTGCCCGCTGACGCCCCCCTCGTGCTCGGCATCGAGACCTCCTGCGACGAGACCGGCGTCGGCCTCGTCCGCGGCACCGAGCTGCTCGCCGACGCCGTCGCCTCGAGCGTGGACGAGCACGCCCGCTTCGGCGGCGTCGTCCCGGAGGTCGCGAGCCGCGCGCACCTCGAGGCGATGGTGCCGACCGTGGAGCGCGCCTGCGCCGACGCCGGCGTGCGCCTGGCGGACGTCGACGCGCTCGCGGTGACGAGCGGCCCCGGCCTCATGGGGGCGCTGCTCGTCGGGGTGGCGGCGGCCAAGGCGCTCGCGCTGGCGCTGGACCGACCGCTCTACGGGGTGAACCACCTCGCCGCGCACGTCGCCGTCGACCAGCTGGCGCACGGGCCCCTGCCCGAGCCCTGCCTCGCCCTGCTCGTCTCCGGCGG is a genomic window containing:
- the rimI gene encoding ribosomal protein S18-alanine N-acetyltransferase; its protein translation is MSAPAAAATEVPVLRPLRWWDVERVLPLERLLFPDDPWSAELFWSELGQGATRHYVLAERAGEVVGYAGLAAPAGDGDVQTLAVAPAAQGRGVGGLLLRELLREAGARGCAAVLLEVRADNRPALALYARHGFERVGVRRGYYAGGVDAVVMRRRRPA